One genomic region from Streptomyces venezuelae encodes:
- a CDS encoding DUF4129 domain-containing protein has translation MTVPGGTTAPLTLQRADGDVPVDISRIPAREAAERELSEPMYHQNDPNLLQRGLDRFWEWVDDLFSAASGATPGGGVGLVAIVLIVIALVAALWWRLGTPHRSPATTGDSLFADGPRTADEHRAAAARHATAGDWNQAVQERMRAIVRSLEERVLLDPRPGRTADEAAAEAGRSLPSHADDLRLAARAFDDVTYGGRTADEPAYRRIEELDTALQRTRPALDTASPGAPS, from the coding sequence GTGACGGTCCCGGGGGGAACGACCGCACCACTCACGCTCCAGCGCGCCGACGGCGACGTACCGGTGGACATCTCCCGCATCCCCGCCCGCGAGGCGGCGGAGCGGGAGCTGTCCGAGCCGATGTACCACCAGAACGATCCGAACCTCCTCCAGCGCGGGCTCGACCGCTTCTGGGAGTGGGTCGACGACCTCTTCAGCGCGGCCTCCGGGGCCACCCCGGGCGGCGGCGTCGGCCTCGTCGCCATCGTCCTGATCGTCATCGCCCTCGTCGCCGCCCTGTGGTGGCGACTCGGCACCCCCCACCGCTCACCGGCCACCACCGGCGACTCCCTCTTCGCCGACGGCCCCCGCACCGCCGACGAACACCGCGCGGCCGCCGCCCGCCACGCCACCGCCGGCGACTGGAACCAAGCCGTCCAGGAACGGATGCGGGCCATCGTCCGCTCCCTCGAGGAGCGCGTCCTGCTCGACCCCCGCCCCGGCCGCACCGCCGACGAGGCCGCCGCCGAGGCCGGCCGCTCGCTCCCGTCCCACGCGGACGACCTGCGCCTCGCCGCCCGCGCCTTCGACGACGTGACATACGGCGGCCGCACCGCCGACGAGCCCGCGTACCGCCGCATCGAGGAACTGGACACCGCCCTGCAGCGGACCCGGCCCGCCCTCGACACCGCTTCCCCAGGGGCGCCCTCATGA
- a CDS encoding DUF58 domain-containing protein codes for MALTGRTALLAALGSLPVGILAPSWAGMLAVNAPLSLAILCDYAMAAPVRTLQFTRSGDTSVRLGDAAEVQLTVTNPSRRRLRAHLRDAWPPSSWLPGTEQAASRHQLTVPAGERRRLTTRLRPTRRGDRRAERITVRSYGPLGLAARQGNHEVPWTVRVLPPFTSRKHLPSRLARLREMDGRTSVLTRGEGTEFDSLREYVPGDDTRSIDWRATARQTAVAVRTWRPERDRHILIVLDTGRTSAGRVGDVPRLDAAMDAALLLTALASRAGDRVDLVAYDRRLRAQVQGRSAGDVLPAMVNALAPLEPELVETDARGLAATAPSRAPRRSLVVLLTALDAAPIEEGLLPVLPQLTQRHTVLVASVADPHTAVMAGARGTIEAVYEAAATTQTQSQRARTADQLRRHGVTVVDASPDTLAPALADAYLALKAAGRL; via the coding sequence ATGGCCCTCACCGGACGAACCGCGCTGCTCGCCGCCCTCGGATCGCTCCCCGTCGGCATCCTCGCCCCCAGCTGGGCGGGGATGCTCGCGGTGAACGCGCCCCTCTCACTAGCAATTCTGTGCGACTACGCCATGGCCGCGCCAGTAAGAACGCTCCAGTTCACTCGAAGCGGTGACACATCCGTTCGACTCGGTGACGCGGCAGAAGTCCAGCTCACGGTCACCAACCCGTCCCGCCGCCGCCTCCGCGCCCACCTCCGCGACGCCTGGCCGCCCAGCAGCTGGCTCCCCGGCACCGAGCAGGCGGCGTCCCGTCACCAGCTCACGGTCCCCGCCGGCGAGCGCCGCCGCCTCACCACCAGACTCCGCCCCACGCGCCGCGGCGACCGCCGAGCGGAACGGATCACCGTCCGCTCGTACGGCCCCCTGGGCCTCGCCGCCCGACAGGGCAACCACGAGGTGCCCTGGACCGTCCGCGTCCTGCCGCCCTTCACCAGCCGCAAGCACCTGCCGTCCCGCCTGGCCCGCCTCCGCGAGATGGACGGCCGCACCAGCGTGCTGACCCGCGGCGAGGGCACCGAGTTCGACAGCCTCCGCGAGTACGTCCCCGGTGACGACACCCGCTCGATCGACTGGCGCGCCACAGCACGCCAGACCGCGGTCGCCGTCCGCACCTGGCGCCCCGAGCGCGACCGCCACATCCTCATCGTCCTCGACACGGGCCGCACCTCGGCCGGCCGTGTCGGCGACGTCCCCCGGCTGGACGCCGCGATGGACGCAGCGCTTCTCCTCACCGCCCTGGCCTCCCGAGCCGGTGACCGCGTGGACCTCGTGGCCTACGACCGCCGCCTCCGCGCCCAGGTCCAGGGCCGATCCGCGGGCGACGTTCTGCCCGCTATGGTCAACGCCCTCGCCCCGCTCGAACCGGAGCTCGTCGAGACGGACGCCCGCGGCCTCGCCGCCACGGCCCCGTCACGTGCCCCGCGCCGCTCTCTCGTCGTCCTCCTGACGGCCCTGGACGCGGCCCCGATCGAGGAGGGCCTCCTCCCGGTGCTGCCGCAGCTCACGCAGCGCCACACGGTTCTGGTGGCCTCCGTCGCCGATCCCCATACCGCCGTCATGGCAGGAGCCCGCGGCACGATCGAAGCTGTCTATGAAGCCGCCGCCACCACCCAGACGCAGTCACAGCGTGCCCGTACGGCGGACCAGCTCCGCCGCCACGGCGTCACCGTCGTCGACGCCTCTCCCGACACCCTCGCTCCCGCCCTGGCCGACGCCTACCTCGCCCTGAAAGCAGCCGGCCGCCTCTGA
- a CDS encoding DUF4350 domain-containing protein, with translation MSRPAAESTSTAPSARQIWTRVRGAALVLALILIGGIALATIRSTESHGALDPRSADPTGSRAVAELLRDSGVTVTTATTLDEATAATDARTTLLVTTPDLLTETQQATLRATMTRSDTRTVLVGAGHASLPTLAPEVTNAADTPVTNRAPACTLPAATRAGSAELGGERYVITPGTEADTCYPADGKPTLVRLPNSTGTADTVLLGSPDILYNNRLDQQGNASLALQLLGSRPHLVWYLPSLADASATADTPAGDTTDNFLSLIPSGWLWGTLQLAVAALLAAIWRGRRLGPLVTERLPVAVRASESTEGRARLYRKTDARDRAATVLRTATRTRIAPLLGVAVQDAHSPERLLPALSARLPETTADPRTLLFGPAPADDATLIRLADQLDALEREVRTS, from the coding sequence ATGAGCCGACCGGCCGCCGAGTCCACCTCGACCGCCCCGTCCGCCCGCCAGATCTGGACCCGCGTCCGTGGCGCCGCCCTCGTCCTCGCCCTGATCCTCATCGGCGGCATCGCTCTCGCGACGATCCGCTCCACCGAATCCCACGGCGCCCTCGACCCCCGCTCCGCCGACCCCACCGGCAGCCGCGCCGTAGCCGAACTGCTCAGGGACAGCGGCGTCACGGTCACCACAGCCACCACCCTCGACGAGGCGACAGCAGCCACGGACGCCCGCACCACACTCCTCGTCACCACACCCGACCTTCTGACGGAGACCCAACAGGCCACCCTGCGCGCCACGATGACCCGGTCGGACACCCGCACGGTCCTCGTCGGCGCCGGTCACGCCTCCCTCCCCACCCTGGCTCCGGAAGTCACCAACGCCGCCGACACCCCGGTGACGAACCGCGCCCCCGCCTGCACCCTGCCCGCCGCCACCCGCGCCGGCAGCGCCGAACTCGGCGGCGAGCGCTACGTCATCACCCCCGGCACCGAGGCCGACACCTGCTACCCCGCCGACGGCAAGCCGACCCTGGTCCGCCTCCCCAACAGCACCGGCACCGCCGACACCGTCCTCCTCGGCTCGCCCGACATCCTCTACAACAACCGTCTCGACCAGCAGGGCAACGCCTCGCTCGCCCTGCAACTCCTCGGCTCCCGGCCCCATCTCGTCTGGTACCTCCCCTCTCTCGCCGACGCCTCGGCCACCGCCGACACCCCCGCCGGCGACACCACGGACAACTTCCTCTCGCTCATCCCCTCCGGCTGGCTGTGGGGCACGCTCCAACTCGCCGTCGCCGCCCTGCTCGCCGCCATCTGGCGCGGCCGCCGCCTCGGCCCCCTGGTGACAGAACGCCTCCCCGTCGCCGTCCGCGCCTCAGAGAGCACCGAGGGCCGCGCCCGCCTCTACCGCAAGACGGACGCCCGCGACCGCGCCGCCACCGTTCTCCGCACGGCGACCCGAACCCGCATCGCCCCTCTCCTGGGCGTCGCCGTCCAGGACGCCCACTCCCCCGAGCGCCTGCTCCCCGCGCTCTCCGCCCGTCTCCCCGAGACCACCGCGGACCCTCGAACCCTCCTCTTCGGCCCGGCTCCCGCCGACGACGCCACCCTCATCCGCCTGGCGGACCAACTCGACGCCCTCGAAAGAGAGGTACGCACCTCATGA
- a CDS encoding AAA family ATPase has protein sequence MSAPTPETATDSDSARASLEALRAEIAKAVVGQDPAVTGLVVALLCRGHVLLEGVPGVAKTLLVRSLAAALELDTKRVQFTPDLMPSDVTGSLVYDARTAEFSFQPGPVFTNLLLADEINRTPPKTQSSLLEAMEERQVTVDGTPRALPEPFLVAATQNPVEYEGTYPLPEAQLDRFLLKLTVPLPSRTDEIQVLTRHADGFDPRDLKAAGVRPVAGPAELEAARAAVAKVAVSPEIASYVVDICRATRESPSLTLGVSPRGATALLSTARAWAWLTGRDYVTPDDVKALALPTLRHRIHLRPEAEMEGVTGDSVINSILAHVPVPR, from the coding sequence ATGAGCGCCCCGACCCCCGAGACCGCTACGGACTCGGACAGCGCCCGCGCCTCCTTGGAGGCCCTGCGCGCCGAGATCGCGAAGGCCGTGGTCGGCCAGGACCCCGCCGTCACCGGTCTCGTCGTCGCCCTGCTCTGCCGGGGACACGTCCTCCTCGAAGGCGTCCCCGGAGTGGCCAAGACCCTCTTGGTCCGCTCGCTCGCTGCCGCCCTCGAACTCGACACCAAGCGCGTCCAGTTCACCCCCGACCTCATGCCGAGCGACGTCACCGGCTCCCTGGTCTACGACGCCCGGACCGCAGAGTTCTCCTTCCAGCCCGGCCCGGTCTTCACCAACCTGCTGCTCGCCGACGAGATCAACCGCACGCCCCCGAAGACCCAGTCCTCACTCCTCGAGGCGATGGAGGAGCGTCAGGTCACCGTCGACGGCACCCCGCGCGCCCTCCCGGAACCCTTCCTGGTCGCCGCGACCCAGAACCCTGTCGAATACGAGGGCACCTACCCTCTCCCCGAGGCCCAACTGGACCGCTTCCTCCTGAAGCTGACGGTCCCTCTGCCCTCACGCACCGACGAGATCCAGGTCCTCACCCGGCACGCCGATGGCTTCGACCCCCGCGATCTGAAGGCTGCCGGCGTCCGCCCGGTCGCGGGCCCCGCCGAACTCGAAGCCGCCCGGGCCGCCGTGGCCAAGGTCGCGGTCTCCCCCGAGATCGCCAGCTATGTCGTCGATATCTGTCGTGCCACGCGTGAATCCCCCTCACTCACGCTCGGGGTCTCCCCCCGAGGCGCCACCGCCCTGCTCTCCACCGCCCGCGCCTGGGCCTGGCTCACCGGCCGGGACTACGTCACCCCCGACGACGTGAAGGCCCTCGCACTCCCCACCCTGCGTCATCGCATCCACCTGCGGCCCGAGGCCGAGATGGAGGGAGTCACCGGTGACTCCGTCATCAATTCGATCCTCGCCCACGTCCCCGTCCCCCGCTGA